Proteins found in one Mustela lutreola isolate mMusLut2 chromosome 10, mMusLut2.pri, whole genome shotgun sequence genomic segment:
- the ZBTB17 gene encoding zinc finger and BTB domain-containing protein 17 isoform X2 has translation MGTWVVRGERTGRTHGLGQVLEFMYTAKLSLSAENVDDVLAVASFLQMQDIITACHALKSLAEPDASPGESAVASATEGGDKRAKEEKAAASMLSELDPAGSGPPTGLGREPKEERGGQAETTASGAEQTEKADAPREPPPVEPKPDPTSSMAAAEAEAVLSESSEQEMEVEPARKGEEREEEGAAEVKEEGPPLEKGEAPEESEESASTDSGHELGPEARGLRSGTYGDRTESKAYGSVIHKCEDCGKEFTHTGNFKRHIRIHTGEKPFSCRECSKAFSDPAACKAHEKTHSPLKPYGCEECGKSYRLISLLNLHKKRHSGEARYSCEDCGKLFTTSGNLKRHQLVHSGEKPYQCDYCGRSFSDPTSKMRHLETHDTDKEHKCPHCDKKFNQVGNLKAHLKIHIADGPLKCRECGKQFTTSGNLKRHLRIHSGEKPYVCVHCQRQFADPGALQRHVRIHTGEKPCQCVMCGKAFTQASSLIAHVRQHTGEKPYVCERCGKRFVQSSQLANHIRHHDNIRPHKCSVCSKAFVNVGDLSKHIIIHTGEKPYLCDKCGRGFNRVDNLRSHVKTVHQGKAGIKILEPEEGGEVSVVTVDDMVTLATEALAATAVTQLTVVPVGAAVTADETEVLKAEISKAVKQVQEEDPNTHILYACDSCGDKFLDANSLAQHVRIHTAQALVMFQTDADFYQQYGPGSAWPAGQVLQAGELVFRPRDGADGQPALAETPPTAPECPPPAE, from the exons ATGGGGACCTGGGTGGTCAGAGGAGAACGGACAGGAAGGACTCACG GCCTTGGTCAGGTGCTGGAGTTCATGTACACAGCCAAGCTGAGCCTGAGCGCCGAGAACGTGGACGATGTGCTGGCCGTGGCCAGCTTCCTGCAGATGCAGGACATCATCACAGCCTGCCATGCCCTCAAGTCCCTTGCGGAGCCAGACGCCAGCCCTGGGGAGAGCGCGGTGGCCTCGGCCACGGAAG GAGGAGACAAGAGAGCCAAAGAGGAGAAGGCGGCTGCCTCCATGCTGAGCGAGCTGGACCCCGCCGGCAGCGGTCCCCCCAcaggcctgggcagggagcccaaggaggaGCGGGGTGGCCAGGCCGAGACCACGGCCAGTG GGGCTGAGCAGACGGAGAAGGCTGACGCCCCCCGGGAGCCACCGCCTGTGGAGCCCAAGCCCGACCCGACCAGTAGCATGGCAGCCgcagaggcagaggctgtgtTGTCAGAGAGCTCGGAGCAAG AAATGGAGGTGGAGCCGGCCAGGAAAGGAGAAGAGCGGGAGGAGGAGGGCGCGGCTGAGGTCAAGGAAGAGGGGCCGCCGCTGGAGAAGGGGGAGGCCCCCGAGGAGAGCGAGGAGTCGGCCAGCACGGACTCGGGCCACGAGCTGGGCCCCGAGGCCCGGGGCCTGCGCTCCGGCACCTACGGCGACCGCACGGAGTCCAAGGCCTACGGCTCGGTCATCCACAAGTGTGAG GACTGCGGGAAGGAGTTCACACACACCGGCAACTTCAAGCGGCACATCCGCATCCACACGGGCGAGAAGCCCTTCTCGTGCCGGGAGTGCAGCAAGGCCTTCTCGGACCCGGCCGCCTGCAAGGCCCACGAGAAGACCCACAG CCCGCTGAAGCCGTACGGCTGCGAGGAGTGCGGCAAGAGCTACCGGCTCATCAGCCTGCTGAACCTGCACAAGAAGCGGCACTCGGGCGAGGCGCGCTACAGCTGCGAGGACTGCGGCAAGCTCTTCACCACGTCGGGCAACCTGAAGCGCCACCAGCTGGTGCACAGCGGCGAGAAGCCCTACCAGTGCGACTACTGCGGCCGCTCGTTCTCCGACCCCACGTCCAAGATGCGCCACCTGGAGACGCACGACACCGACAAGGAGCACAAGTGCCCGCACTGCGACAAGAAGTTCAACCAG GTGGGGAATCTGAAGGCTCACCTGAAGATCCACATCGCCGACGGGCCCCTCAAGTGCCGGGAGTGTGGGAAGCAGTTCACCACCTCAG GGAACCTGAAGCGGCACCTGCGGATCCACAGCGGGGAGAAGCCGTACGTGTGCGTCCACTGCCAGCGGCAGTTCGCCGACCCCGGCGCCCTGCAGCGGCACGTCCGCATCCACACGG GCGAGAAGCCGTGCCAGTGCGTGATGTGCGGCAAGGCCTTCACCCAGGCCAGCTCCCTGATCGCGCACGTGCGCCAGCACACCGGGGAGAAGCCCTACGTCTGCGAGCGCTGCGGCAAGAG ATTTGTCCAGTCCAGCCAGTTGGCCAATCACATTCGCCACCACGACAACATTCGCCCTCACAAGTGCAGTGTGTGCAGCAAGGCCTTCGTGAACGTGGGGGACCTGTCCAAGCACATCATCATCCACACAG GAGAGAAGCCTTACCTGTGTGACAAGTGCGGTCGTGGCTTCAACCGAGTGGACAACCTGCGTTCCCACGTGAAGACCGTGCACCAGGGCAAGGCGGGCATCAAAATCCTGGAGCCCGAGGAGGGGGGTGAGGTCAGTGTGGTCACCGTGGATGACATGGTCACGCTGGCCACCGAGGCACTGGCGGCAACGGCCGTCACTCAGCTCACAG TGGTACCAGTGGGGGCCGCGGTGACTGCCGATGAGACGGAAGTCCTTAAGGCCGAGATTAGCAAAGCTGTGAAGCAAGTACAGGAGGAAG ACCCCAACACCCATATCCTCTATGCCTGCGACTCCTGTGGGGACAAGTTCCTGGATGCAAACAGCCTGGCCCAGCACGTGCGGATCCACACGGCCCAGGCATTGGTCATGTTCCAGACGGACGCGGACTTCTACCAGCAGTACGGGCCGGGCAGCGCGTGGCCAGCCGGGCAGGTGTTGCAGGCTGGGGAGCTGGTCTTCCGCCCTCGGGATGGGGCCGATGGCCAGCCCGCTCTGGCAGAGACGCCCCCCACAGCCCCTGAATGTCCGCCGCCTGCTGAGTGA
- the ZBTB17 gene encoding zinc finger and BTB domain-containing protein 17 isoform X1 — MDFPQHSQHVLEQLNQQRQLGLLCDCTFVVDGVDFKAHKAVLAACSEYFKMLFVDQKDVVHLDISNAAGLGQVLEFMYTAKLSLSAENVDDVLAVASFLQMQDIITACHALKSLAEPDASPGESAVASATEGGDKRAKEEKAAASMLSELDPAGSGPPTGLGREPKEERGGQAETTASGAEQTEKADAPREPPPVEPKPDPTSSMAAAEAEAVLSESSEQEMEVEPARKGEEREEEGAAEVKEEGPPLEKGEAPEESEESASTDSGHELGPEARGLRSGTYGDRTESKAYGSVIHKCEDCGKEFTHTGNFKRHIRIHTGEKPFSCRECSKAFSDPAACKAHEKTHSPLKPYGCEECGKSYRLISLLNLHKKRHSGEARYSCEDCGKLFTTSGNLKRHQLVHSGEKPYQCDYCGRSFSDPTSKMRHLETHDTDKEHKCPHCDKKFNQVGNLKAHLKIHIADGPLKCRECGKQFTTSGNLKRHLRIHSGEKPYVCVHCQRQFADPGALQRHVRIHTGEKPCQCVMCGKAFTQASSLIAHVRQHTGEKPYVCERCGKRFVQSSQLANHIRHHDNIRPHKCSVCSKAFVNVGDLSKHIIIHTGEKPYLCDKCGRGFNRVDNLRSHVKTVHQGKAGIKILEPEEGGEVSVVTVDDMVTLATEALAATAVTQLTVVPVGAAVTADETEVLKAEISKAVKQVQEEDPNTHILYACDSCGDKFLDANSLAQHVRIHTAQALVMFQTDADFYQQYGPGSAWPAGQVLQAGELVFRPRDGADGQPALAETPPTAPECPPPAE, encoded by the exons ATGGATTTTCCCCAGCACAGCCAGCACGTCTTGGAGCAGCTGAACCAGCAGCGGCAGCTGGGACTGTTGTGTGACTGCACTTTTGTGGTGGACGGTGTTGACTTCAAAGCCCATAAGGCAGTTCTGGCGGCCTGCAGCGAGTACTTCAAGATGCTCTTCGTGGACCAGAAGGACGTGGTACACCTGGACATCAGTAACGCGGCAG GCCTTGGTCAGGTGCTGGAGTTCATGTACACAGCCAAGCTGAGCCTGAGCGCCGAGAACGTGGACGATGTGCTGGCCGTGGCCAGCTTCCTGCAGATGCAGGACATCATCACAGCCTGCCATGCCCTCAAGTCCCTTGCGGAGCCAGACGCCAGCCCTGGGGAGAGCGCGGTGGCCTCGGCCACGGAAG GAGGAGACAAGAGAGCCAAAGAGGAGAAGGCGGCTGCCTCCATGCTGAGCGAGCTGGACCCCGCCGGCAGCGGTCCCCCCAcaggcctgggcagggagcccaaggaggaGCGGGGTGGCCAGGCCGAGACCACGGCCAGTG GGGCTGAGCAGACGGAGAAGGCTGACGCCCCCCGGGAGCCACCGCCTGTGGAGCCCAAGCCCGACCCGACCAGTAGCATGGCAGCCgcagaggcagaggctgtgtTGTCAGAGAGCTCGGAGCAAG AAATGGAGGTGGAGCCGGCCAGGAAAGGAGAAGAGCGGGAGGAGGAGGGCGCGGCTGAGGTCAAGGAAGAGGGGCCGCCGCTGGAGAAGGGGGAGGCCCCCGAGGAGAGCGAGGAGTCGGCCAGCACGGACTCGGGCCACGAGCTGGGCCCCGAGGCCCGGGGCCTGCGCTCCGGCACCTACGGCGACCGCACGGAGTCCAAGGCCTACGGCTCGGTCATCCACAAGTGTGAG GACTGCGGGAAGGAGTTCACACACACCGGCAACTTCAAGCGGCACATCCGCATCCACACGGGCGAGAAGCCCTTCTCGTGCCGGGAGTGCAGCAAGGCCTTCTCGGACCCGGCCGCCTGCAAGGCCCACGAGAAGACCCACAG CCCGCTGAAGCCGTACGGCTGCGAGGAGTGCGGCAAGAGCTACCGGCTCATCAGCCTGCTGAACCTGCACAAGAAGCGGCACTCGGGCGAGGCGCGCTACAGCTGCGAGGACTGCGGCAAGCTCTTCACCACGTCGGGCAACCTGAAGCGCCACCAGCTGGTGCACAGCGGCGAGAAGCCCTACCAGTGCGACTACTGCGGCCGCTCGTTCTCCGACCCCACGTCCAAGATGCGCCACCTGGAGACGCACGACACCGACAAGGAGCACAAGTGCCCGCACTGCGACAAGAAGTTCAACCAG GTGGGGAATCTGAAGGCTCACCTGAAGATCCACATCGCCGACGGGCCCCTCAAGTGCCGGGAGTGTGGGAAGCAGTTCACCACCTCAG GGAACCTGAAGCGGCACCTGCGGATCCACAGCGGGGAGAAGCCGTACGTGTGCGTCCACTGCCAGCGGCAGTTCGCCGACCCCGGCGCCCTGCAGCGGCACGTCCGCATCCACACGG GCGAGAAGCCGTGCCAGTGCGTGATGTGCGGCAAGGCCTTCACCCAGGCCAGCTCCCTGATCGCGCACGTGCGCCAGCACACCGGGGAGAAGCCCTACGTCTGCGAGCGCTGCGGCAAGAG ATTTGTCCAGTCCAGCCAGTTGGCCAATCACATTCGCCACCACGACAACATTCGCCCTCACAAGTGCAGTGTGTGCAGCAAGGCCTTCGTGAACGTGGGGGACCTGTCCAAGCACATCATCATCCACACAG GAGAGAAGCCTTACCTGTGTGACAAGTGCGGTCGTGGCTTCAACCGAGTGGACAACCTGCGTTCCCACGTGAAGACCGTGCACCAGGGCAAGGCGGGCATCAAAATCCTGGAGCCCGAGGAGGGGGGTGAGGTCAGTGTGGTCACCGTGGATGACATGGTCACGCTGGCCACCGAGGCACTGGCGGCAACGGCCGTCACTCAGCTCACAG TGGTACCAGTGGGGGCCGCGGTGACTGCCGATGAGACGGAAGTCCTTAAGGCCGAGATTAGCAAAGCTGTGAAGCAAGTACAGGAGGAAG ACCCCAACACCCATATCCTCTATGCCTGCGACTCCTGTGGGGACAAGTTCCTGGATGCAAACAGCCTGGCCCAGCACGTGCGGATCCACACGGCCCAGGCATTGGTCATGTTCCAGACGGACGCGGACTTCTACCAGCAGTACGGGCCGGGCAGCGCGTGGCCAGCCGGGCAGGTGTTGCAGGCTGGGGAGCTGGTCTTCCGCCCTCGGGATGGGGCCGATGGCCAGCCCGCTCTGGCAGAGACGCCCCCCACAGCCCCTGAATGTCCGCCGCCTGCTGAGTGA